Proteins encoded within one genomic window of Sphingomonas sp. KRR8:
- a CDS encoding S4 domain-containing protein, translated as MRIDRFLFFIRLIKSRTQAQALLAEGRTRIDGKRVDKPSEEVAVGSVIALPLRGRVRVIRVLCLPARRGPPAEARLAFEEIGEGPPVDGTPAPQ; from the coding sequence ATGCGGATCGACCGCTTCCTGTTCTTCATCCGCCTGATCAAGTCCCGCACCCAGGCCCAGGCGCTACTGGCCGAGGGCCGCACCCGCATCGACGGCAAGCGGGTCGACAAGCCTTCCGAAGAGGTCGCGGTCGGAAGCGTCATCGCGCTTCCCCTGCGCGGACGGGTCCGGGTCATCCGTGTGCTCTGCCTGCCCGCCCGGCGCGGGCCGCCGGCCGAAGCGCGACTTGCCTTTGAAGAGATCGGCGAAGGTCCACCCGTTGACGGAACGCCAGCCCCGCAATAG
- a CDS encoding DUF87 domain-containing protein produces MTDQPSLKQFLDELSSFNDEDTTGGHVPAPAHKLEPIGAVLEIAGSGSRIRMDAARLAAISTHADQSVAMSGQVGSQVKMALAGSWLIANVRTMKQDDDGSISAMIDFLGEADRDSSDRMSNFRRGVTRYPIPGCPVMPVSTEDLRSVFAASNSAHVEIGTVYPTDDIRGALYIDPMLSKHFAVLGSTGTGKSTSVALILHRISSYSPEGHIVMIDPHGEYSAAFKGIGELFNVDNLQLPYWLMNFEEHCEVLLTTDGAERQRDADILAKVLLAARTKTKASEQYGKVTVDSPIPYLLTDLNQVLVNEMGKLDRAGDTTPYQRLKNKLDELRADPRYTFMFSGMLVSDNMSGFLAKLFRLPANGRPISIVDVSGVPSEITSVVVSVLARMVFDYAIWSRTEAQRPLLLVCEEAHRYVPKDESAKGQAVRKILERIAKEGRKYGVSLGLITQRPSDLAEGVLSQCGTIISMRLNNDRDQACVRAAMPEGARGFLDSIPALRNRECIVCGEGVAIPIRVRFDDLEPEKRPASADPSFAALWRETGGEEEIIGRTIKRWRGHGR; encoded by the coding sequence ATGACCGATCAACCGAGTCTCAAGCAATTCCTCGACGAGCTTTCGAGCTTCAACGACGAGGATACGACCGGAGGTCACGTCCCCGCCCCCGCCCACAAGCTGGAGCCGATCGGCGCAGTGCTGGAGATCGCCGGTTCCGGTTCACGAATCCGCATGGACGCCGCGCGTCTGGCGGCCATCAGCACCCATGCCGACCAGTCCGTCGCCATGTCGGGCCAGGTAGGCAGCCAGGTGAAGATGGCGCTCGCCGGAAGCTGGCTGATCGCCAACGTTCGCACCATGAAGCAGGATGACGACGGCTCCATCAGCGCGATGATCGACTTTCTCGGCGAAGCCGATCGCGACAGCTCTGACCGGATGAGCAACTTCCGCCGCGGCGTCACGCGCTACCCCATTCCCGGCTGCCCGGTGATGCCGGTTTCCACCGAAGACCTGCGCTCCGTCTTCGCCGCCTCCAACAGCGCCCACGTCGAGATCGGCACCGTCTACCCGACGGATGATATCCGCGGCGCCCTCTACATCGACCCGATGCTGTCCAAGCACTTTGCCGTGCTCGGCTCGACCGGTACCGGTAAATCGACCAGCGTCGCCCTGATCCTCCACCGCATCTCGAGCTATTCGCCCGAGGGTCACATCGTGATGATCGACCCCCACGGCGAATATAGCGCGGCCTTCAAGGGCATCGGCGAGCTGTTCAACGTCGACAACCTCCAGCTGCCCTACTGGCTGATGAACTTCGAGGAGCATTGCGAAGTGCTCCTCACCACCGACGGGGCCGAGCGCCAGCGCGACGCCGACATCCTCGCCAAGGTGCTGCTTGCGGCCCGGACCAAGACCAAGGCGTCCGAACAATATGGCAAGGTCACCGTCGACAGCCCCATTCCCTACCTGCTGACCGACCTCAACCAGGTGCTGGTCAACGAGATGGGCAAGCTCGACCGCGCCGGCGACACCACGCCCTACCAGCGGCTCAAGAACAAGCTGGACGAGCTTCGCGCCGACCCGCGCTACACCTTCATGTTCTCGGGCATGCTGGTCAGCGACAATATGAGCGGCTTCCTTGCCAAGCTGTTCCGCCTGCCCGCCAACGGCCGTCCGATCTCGATCGTCGACGTGTCGGGTGTTCCGTCGGAAATCACATCGGTGGTGGTTTCCGTGCTCGCCCGGATGGTGTTCGACTATGCCATCTGGTCGCGCACCGAGGCGCAGCGCCCGCTGCTGCTGGTCTGCGAAGAGGCCCACCGCTACGTCCCCAAGGACGAGAGCGCCAAGGGCCAGGCGGTCCGCAAGATCCTCGAGCGTATCGCCAAGGAAGGCCGTAAGTACGGCGTCTCGCTTGGCCTGATCACGCAGCGGCCGTCCGACTTGGCCGAAGGCGTGCTGTCGCAGTGCGGCACGATCATTTCCATGCGTCTCAACAACGACCGAGACCAGGCCTGCGTCCGCGCGGCGATGCCCGAAGGCGCCCGCGGTTTCCTCGACAGCATTCCGGCGCTTCGTAACCGCGAATGCATCGTCTGCGGCGAAGGTGTCGCTATCCCCATCCGCGTCCGCTTCGACGACCTCGAGCCCGAAAAGCGCCCCGCCTCCGCCGACCCCAGCTTCGCCGCTCTGTGGCGCGAGACGGGCGGCGAGGAGGAGATCATCGGGCGCACCATCAAGCGGTGGCGGGGGCATGGCCGCTAA
- a CDS encoding sulfite exporter TauE/SafE family protein gives MDIYLPIAGMSVNALLMVALGFLVGILSGLFGVGGGFLTTPLLIFYGIPPSVAVASATTQLTGASVSGVLAHMRRGGVDLRMGGVMIAGGLVGSGVGAIIFRLLQTSGQIDTVIGVLYVLLLGSIGILMLRDALIALGWVKVAAPVQGRPRHNRWVAGLPGRWRFYASGLYLSPIAPALLGFAAGMLTVLLGVGGGFILVPAMIYLLGMAARVVVGTSLVMILAVSAATTMLHALTTHSVDIVLAALLLVGGVVGAQIGAILTTRIKPDLLRLSLAVIILMVALRVALGLTYRPDEIFSIEYL, from the coding sequence ATGGACATCTACCTCCCGATCGCCGGCATGTCCGTCAATGCGCTGCTGATGGTGGCGCTGGGCTTCCTGGTCGGCATCCTGTCGGGCCTGTTCGGCGTCGGCGGCGGGTTCCTCACCACTCCCTTGCTCATCTTCTACGGCATCCCGCCCAGCGTCGCGGTCGCCAGTGCCACCACCCAGCTGACCGGTGCCAGCGTGTCGGGCGTGCTCGCCCATATGCGCCGCGGCGGCGTCGACCTGCGCATGGGCGGAGTGATGATCGCCGGCGGCCTCGTCGGCAGCGGCGTGGGGGCGATCATCTTCCGCCTGCTCCAGACCAGCGGACAGATCGATACGGTGATCGGCGTCCTCTACGTCCTGCTGCTGGGCTCGATCGGCATCCTGATGCTGCGCGATGCACTGATCGCGCTCGGCTGGGTCAAGGTGGCCGCGCCCGTTCAGGGCCGCCCGCGCCACAACCGCTGGGTTGCGGGCCTGCCTGGCCGCTGGCGCTTCTACGCCTCGGGCCTGTACCTCTCCCCCATCGCGCCAGCCCTCCTGGGGTTCGCCGCCGGCATGCTGACCGTGCTGCTCGGCGTCGGCGGCGGCTTCATCCTGGTGCCGGCCATGATCTACCTGCTCGGCATGGCGGCGCGGGTCGTGGTCGGGACCAGCTTGGTGATGATCCTGGCGGTCAGCGCCGCCACCACCATGCTCCACGCGCTCACCACCCATTCGGTCGATATCGTGCTCGCCGCGTTGCTGCTCGTCGGCGGCGTGGTCGGGGCGCAGATCGGCGCGATCCTCACCACCCGCATCAAGCCCGACCTCCTCCGCCTCAGCCTGGCCGTCATCATCCTGATGGTGGCGCTGCGCGTCGCGCTTGGCCTGACCTATCGCCCGGACGAGATCTTCTCGATCGAATATCTGTGA
- a CDS encoding M23 family metallopeptidase has translation MFQSRILAADAAPLVGAKPAPRPSWRDLDLTVDLGRDLFSARWWRGLGTLLSLVAFVAWLAPGLEPLTGPRAEWFDAPQAEQWDALGIGGLAAGSPTGLPMAETNAVTPLAEAPVRTTVALVGAIGPGNDGLTGLLVRSGTVAADAARAEALVRSAGRRLAPGTMVSFTLGASLAGGARPLEQLELQAGMDLKVRLARAGAGLAMSTTAIAVDRRPLRIRGKVGDGLYWSLRAAGASPMAAAQYLQAIATQIEVGSGVAQDDRFTLVLANARAATGEVVTGPLLYAGLERAMGAPLQLVKWNGQWIDAASSTSAAPRVSSGIFWPVQAPITSTFGMRFHPILHYARMHKGIDFGAHYGMPIAAAAEGQVIQAGWAGGYGQQVRIAHGNGLVTSYSHMSRMAVAPGTLVHQGQLIGFVGSTGLSTGPHLHFETLRNGEAVNPMGIRFVSAAPVNPGASAAIRARVKELLGG, from the coding sequence ATGTTTCAGTCGCGCATACTGGCCGCCGACGCGGCGCCGCTGGTCGGGGCCAAGCCTGCACCCCGCCCAAGCTGGCGCGACCTCGATCTGACGGTCGACCTTGGCCGCGACCTGTTCAGCGCGCGTTGGTGGCGCGGGCTGGGGACGTTGCTCTCGCTGGTGGCGTTCGTCGCCTGGCTCGCGCCGGGCTTGGAGCCGCTGACCGGGCCGCGGGCCGAGTGGTTCGACGCGCCGCAGGCCGAGCAATGGGATGCGCTGGGCATCGGCGGGCTGGCGGCGGGGTCGCCGACGGGGCTGCCGATGGCGGAAACGAATGCAGTCACTCCGCTGGCCGAAGCGCCGGTGCGGACCACGGTGGCGCTGGTCGGGGCGATCGGGCCGGGCAATGACGGTCTGACCGGGCTGCTGGTGCGCAGCGGGACGGTGGCGGCGGATGCCGCGCGGGCCGAGGCGCTGGTGCGGTCGGCGGGCAGGCGGCTGGCACCGGGAACGATGGTCAGCTTCACGCTGGGCGCGTCCTTGGCGGGCGGGGCCCGGCCGCTGGAGCAACTGGAACTCCAGGCCGGCATGGACTTGAAGGTGCGGCTGGCGCGGGCCGGCGCCGGGCTGGCGATGAGCACGACGGCCATTGCTGTCGATCGCCGGCCGTTGCGGATCAGGGGCAAGGTCGGCGACGGGCTCTACTGGTCGCTTCGCGCGGCGGGGGCGAGCCCGATGGCGGCGGCGCAATATCTGCAGGCGATTGCGACCCAGATCGAGGTTGGCAGCGGCGTGGCGCAGGACGATCGCTTCACCCTGGTGCTGGCGAATGCCCGGGCGGCGACGGGCGAGGTCGTGACCGGTCCCTTGCTCTATGCCGGGCTGGAACGGGCAATGGGCGCACCGCTGCAACTGGTGAAGTGGAACGGGCAGTGGATCGACGCGGCGAGCAGCACAAGCGCCGCGCCGCGGGTGTCGAGCGGCATCTTCTGGCCGGTGCAGGCGCCGATCACCTCGACCTTCGGAATGCGTTTCCACCCGATCCTGCACTATGCGCGGATGCACAAGGGGATCGACTTCGGCGCCCATTACGGCATGCCGATCGCGGCCGCGGCGGAGGGCCAGGTGATCCAGGCGGGCTGGGCCGGCGGCTATGGCCAGCAGGTGCGGATCGCGCACGGCAACGGGCTGGTCACCAGCTACAGCCACATGAGCCGGATGGCGGTGGCGCCGGGCACATTGGTTCACCAGGGGCAGCTGATCGGCTTTGTCGGCTCGACCGGCCTGTCGACTGGCCCGCACCTCCACTTCGAGACGCTGCGCAACGGCGAGGCGGTCAACCCGATGGGCATCCGCTTCGTCAGCGCGGCCCCGGTCAATCCAGGTGCCAGCGCCGCCATCAGGGCGCGGGTGAAGGAGCTGCTTGGGGGCTGA
- the dapD gene encoding 2,3,4,5-tetrahydropyridine-2,6-dicarboxylate N-succinyltransferase, which produces MSELQGIIDGAWEQRDQLDLDCKTLRSSVEQALQLLDSGTARVAEPTAEGWQVNQWLKKAVLLSFRLNAMETISGGPGGAHWWDKVPSKFEGWGPEEFRAAGFRAVPGAIVRRGAFIAPNAVLMPSFVNLGAYVGEGAMVDTWATVGSCAQIGRNVHISGGAGIGGVLEPLQAGPVIIENDCFIGARSEVAEGVVVEKGAVLSMGVFLGASTKIVDRASGEVMYGRVPAYSVVVPGSLPGKDGGPSLACAVIVKRVDERTRSKTSINELLRD; this is translated from the coding sequence TTGAGCGAGCTTCAGGGGATCATCGACGGCGCGTGGGAGCAACGGGACCAGCTCGACCTCGATTGCAAGACGTTGCGGAGCTCGGTGGAGCAGGCGCTGCAGCTGCTCGACAGCGGCACGGCGCGGGTAGCCGAGCCGACGGCCGAGGGCTGGCAGGTCAACCAGTGGTTGAAGAAAGCGGTGCTGCTGAGCTTCCGGCTGAACGCCATGGAGACAATCTCCGGCGGTCCGGGCGGGGCCCACTGGTGGGACAAGGTGCCCAGCAAGTTCGAAGGGTGGGGACCGGAGGAGTTCAGGGCGGCCGGCTTCCGTGCCGTGCCGGGCGCGATCGTCCGCCGAGGCGCCTTTATCGCCCCCAACGCGGTGCTGATGCCGAGCTTCGTCAACCTCGGCGCCTATGTCGGCGAGGGCGCCATGGTCGATACGTGGGCGACGGTCGGAAGCTGCGCGCAGATCGGCCGCAACGTCCACATCTCGGGCGGTGCGGGGATCGGCGGAGTGCTGGAGCCGCTGCAGGCGGGGCCGGTGATCATCGAGAACGACTGCTTCATCGGCGCGCGCTCGGAAGTGGCCGAGGGCGTGGTGGTCGAAAAGGGCGCGGTGCTGAGCATGGGCGTGTTCCTGGGTGCGAGCACCAAGATCGTCGATCGGGCGAGCGGCGAGGTGATGTACGGCCGGGTGCCGGCCTATTCGGTGGTGGTGCCGGGCAGCCTGCCGGGCAAGGACGGCGGCCCGAGCCTCGCCTGTGCGGTGATCGTCAAGCGCGTGGACGAGCGCACCCGGTCCAAGACCAGCATCAACGAGCTGCTTCGCGACTGA
- a CDS encoding helicase-related protein → MANGDGAVRAILGPTNTGKTHLAIERMCAHSSGVMGFPLRLLAREVYDRVVRMKGEASVALITGEERITPPTARYWLCTVESMPVPNWQDEGQDFAFCAIDEAQLGTDPERGHVFTDRLLRARGREETLILGADTLRPLIRTLIPEAEIVTRPRFSTLRYAGSVKLSRLPPRSAVVAFSAEQVYALAEMLRRFKGGAAVVMGALSPATRNAQVAMFQRGEVDYLVATDAIGMGLNMDVSHVAFAGLEKFDGRRDRRLTIPEMAQIAGRAGRHQRDGSFGTLGLGGDNAAAFSDEEVLAIEEHRFRPLDHLYWRNSDLDFSDVRALIASLEEKSGDPLLRAAPLSIDLAVLKAIAEDPAVAAMRGKQARRLWAACGLPDFRKVGPMHHARMVRRVFSYIGEGGHIAADWFAAEVARLDNVQGDIEALADRLAGVRSWAYIAHRSDWLKEPARWAERTRAVEGRLSDALHSALTQRFVDRRTAVLVRDIGARGADALPVTVAADGEVSVGPEPIGHLAGFDFTVDPTARLADKRLLLAAAERRLGEELDRRAKELADGDDTLFTLAAEPGQPVAIGWNGHILARLAPGRSLTEPAVRTARALDRLSAPVRAALRARLERWVEAQVARHLGELVRLGRASSDPQHRPAVRALTAMLADAGGLLPRKALAAPIGQLDKDDRAALYRLHVRLGALDAFLPTLLKPEAQRWRAALMTVRGNQPMPSLPPPGAATLPASADRHGAALAYRRVGEIWLRIDLADRLAAYAHRIRAAGGGEVVDRQLATSLGLDEPAIARLMADVGFQPKGEAWSWRGQRRRQERPVAAHKPGNAFAAALADLKR, encoded by the coding sequence ATGGCGAACGGCGACGGTGCGGTGCGGGCGATCCTGGGTCCGACGAACACGGGCAAGACCCACCTCGCGATCGAGCGGATGTGCGCCCACTCGAGCGGTGTCATGGGCTTCCCCCTCCGCCTGCTCGCCCGCGAAGTCTATGATCGCGTCGTCCGGATGAAGGGCGAGGCCAGCGTCGCCCTCATCACCGGCGAGGAGCGGATCACCCCGCCGACCGCCCGCTACTGGCTGTGCACCGTCGAAAGCATGCCGGTCCCCAATTGGCAGGACGAAGGCCAGGACTTCGCCTTCTGCGCCATCGACGAGGCACAGCTCGGCACCGATCCGGAGCGCGGCCACGTCTTCACCGACCGCCTGCTGCGCGCCCGCGGCCGCGAGGAGACGCTGATCCTCGGCGCCGACACGCTCCGCCCGCTGATCCGCACCCTCATCCCCGAAGCCGAGATCGTCACCCGCCCGCGCTTCTCGACCCTGCGCTACGCCGGGTCAGTCAAGCTCTCCCGCCTGCCGCCCCGCTCGGCCGTGGTCGCCTTCTCCGCCGAACAGGTCTACGCGCTCGCCGAGATGCTGCGCCGGTTCAAGGGCGGCGCGGCGGTGGTGATGGGCGCGCTCTCCCCGGCCACCCGCAATGCCCAGGTCGCCATGTTCCAGCGGGGCGAGGTCGACTATCTCGTCGCCACCGACGCCATCGGCATGGGCCTCAACATGGACGTGTCCCATGTCGCCTTCGCCGGGCTCGAGAAATTCGACGGCCGCCGCGATCGCCGCCTGACCATCCCCGAGATGGCCCAGATCGCCGGCCGCGCCGGCCGCCACCAGCGCGACGGCAGCTTCGGCACGCTCGGCCTCGGCGGTGACAATGCGGCGGCGTTCAGCGACGAGGAAGTGCTTGCGATTGAAGAGCACCGCTTCCGCCCGCTCGACCATCTCTATTGGCGCAACAGCGACCTCGACTTCTCCGACGTTCGCGCGCTCATCGCCAGCCTGGAGGAGAAGAGCGGCGATCCGCTGCTCCGGGCCGCGCCCTTGTCCATCGACCTCGCTGTGCTCAAGGCCATCGCCGAGGACCCAGCCGTCGCCGCCATGCGCGGCAAGCAGGCGCGCCGCCTGTGGGCCGCCTGCGGCCTGCCCGACTTCCGCAAGGTGGGGCCCATGCACCACGCCCGCATGGTCCGCCGGGTATTCAGCTACATCGGCGAAGGCGGCCATATCGCCGCCGACTGGTTCGCCGCCGAGGTCGCCCGCCTCGACAATGTCCAGGGCGATATCGAGGCCCTGGCCGACCGCCTCGCCGGTGTTCGCAGCTGGGCCTACATCGCCCACCGTTCCGACTGGCTGAAGGAGCCGGCGAGGTGGGCCGAGCGGACCCGCGCGGTCGAGGGCCGCCTGTCCGACGCACTCCATTCGGCCCTCACCCAGCGTTTCGTCGATCGTCGCACCGCCGTGCTCGTCCGCGACATCGGCGCCCGCGGGGCCGACGCGCTGCCCGTGACGGTGGCCGCGGACGGCGAGGTCAGCGTCGGTCCGGAACCCATCGGCCATCTCGCCGGCTTCGACTTCACCGTCGATCCCACCGCCCGACTCGCGGACAAGCGCCTCCTGCTGGCCGCTGCCGAGCGCCGGCTGGGCGAGGAACTCGACCGCCGGGCCAAGGAACTGGCGGATGGCGACGACACTCTCTTCACGCTCGCCGCCGAGCCGGGGCAGCCGGTCGCGATCGGTTGGAACGGCCACATCCTCGCTCGCCTCGCCCCCGGCCGTTCGCTGACCGAGCCCGCTGTCCGCACCGCTCGCGCGCTCGACCGCCTCTCCGCGCCCGTGCGCGCCGCCTTGCGCGCTCGCCTCGAACGCTGGGTCGAAGCGCAGGTCGCCCGCCACCTCGGCGAGCTCGTCCGCTTGGGCCGCGCCTCCTCCGATCCGCAGCATCGACCGGCCGTGCGCGCGCTCACCGCCATGCTGGCCGACGCCGGCGGGCTCTTGCCCCGCAAGGCGCTGGCCGCGCCGATCGGCCAGCTCGACAAGGATGATCGCGCCGCGCTTTACCGCCTGCACGTCCGGCTGGGTGCGCTCGACGCCTTCCTGCCGACCCTGCTCAAACCCGAAGCGCAGCGCTGGCGGGCGGCGTTGATGACGGTTCGCGGCAACCAGCCGATGCCCAGCCTGCCCCCACCCGGGGCCGCGACCCTGCCGGCCAGCGCCGACCGGCACGGCGCCGCCCTCGCCTACCGCCGGGTCGGCGAAATCTGGCTTCGCATCGATCTTGCCGATCGCCTCGCCGCTTATGCCCACAGGATTCGGGCGGCAGGCGGCGGGGAGGTCGTCGACCGTCAGCTCGCCACCTCGCTTGGGCTCGACGAACCCGCGATCGCGCGCCTGATGGCGGACGTTGGTTTTCAGCCCAAGGGCGAGGCGTGGAGCTGGCGCGGCCAGCGTCGCCGGCAGGAACGCCCCGTCGCCGCGCACAAGCCCGGCAACGCCTTCGCCGCAGCCCTGGCGGACCTCAAGCGCTAG
- a CDS encoding aldo/keto reductase family protein produces the protein MKYRNLGDSDLQVSEISLGSWLTYGVGVEADKARACLDTAFDQGINFIDTANVYGRGAAESFLGEALKDRPRNSYVLATKLFFPMSDSDRGLSREQVEKQLDASLERLGTDYVDLYQCHRYDWDTDLDETLEALTAAVDSGRVRYIGFSEWPAERIQAALDNGTARKFVSSQPQYSLLWREPEREVFPLSIANGIGQIVWSPLAQGVLTGKYDPDSPPPPGSRATSEEMGGFMDRLMQKPVLEAVQRLKPLAAEAGLTLTQFSLAWVLRRPEVSSAIIGASRPEQVIENCGASGASVDPALFARAEEILAEALQPA, from the coding sequence ATGAAGTATCGGAACCTGGGCGACAGCGACCTGCAGGTGTCGGAGATCAGCCTGGGATCGTGGCTGACCTACGGGGTCGGCGTCGAGGCCGACAAGGCGCGGGCGTGCCTCGACACGGCGTTCGACCAGGGGATCAACTTCATCGACACCGCCAACGTCTATGGTCGGGGAGCGGCGGAGAGCTTCCTGGGTGAGGCGCTCAAGGACCGGCCGCGCAACAGCTATGTGCTGGCGACCAAGCTGTTCTTTCCAATGAGCGACTCCGATCGCGGCCTGTCGCGCGAGCAGGTCGAGAAGCAGCTGGACGCGTCGCTTGAGCGGCTGGGCACCGACTATGTCGATCTTTACCAGTGCCACCGTTACGACTGGGACACGGACCTCGACGAGACGCTGGAGGCGCTGACCGCCGCGGTGGACAGCGGCCGGGTGCGCTACATCGGCTTTTCCGAATGGCCGGCCGAGCGGATCCAGGCGGCGCTCGACAATGGCACCGCGCGCAAGTTCGTCTCGAGCCAACCGCAGTACAGCCTGTTGTGGCGCGAGCCGGAGCGGGAAGTATTTCCGCTGTCGATCGCCAACGGGATCGGCCAGATCGTCTGGTCGCCGCTGGCGCAGGGCGTGCTGACCGGGAAATATGATCCGGACAGTCCGCCGCCGCCGGGCAGCCGTGCGACCAGCGAGGAAATGGGCGGGTTCATGGACCGGCTGATGCAGAAGCCGGTGCTGGAAGCGGTGCAGCGGTTGAAGCCGCTGGCGGCGGAGGCCGGTCTGACGCTGACGCAATTTTCGCTGGCCTGGGTGCTGCGCCGGCCCGAAGTGTCGAGCGCGATCATCGGCGCATCGCGGCCGGAGCAAGTGATCGAGAATTGCGGGGCAAGCGGCGCAAGCGTCGATCCGGCGCTGTTCGCGCGGGCCGAGGAGATTCTGGCGGAGGCGCTGCAGCCCGCCTGA
- a CDS encoding TIGR02186 family protein, with product MIRRLALLLLAPLLMAQSTPILVPDISARRIDIQYSFTGAQLLLFGAIVFPRGRVPDRPADIVVVLKGPVQPIMVREKQRIAGIWTNADSNRFRSAPGYYAVASSRPISELVDERTAAIYELGLQNLQLSPGGGAQPDKERRFESGLLDLRRRQRLYVEDPKGVEISENVLYRARIFIPSQVPVGTYTAETFLIERGKVIAAATKEIQVGKSGFERLVAQSARRHAFLYGLAAVGLSLFLGWAAAAAFRRRGA from the coding sequence GTGATCCGCCGCCTCGCCCTCCTCCTCTTGGCGCCGCTGCTGATGGCGCAGTCGACGCCGATCCTGGTGCCCGACATCTCGGCCCGCCGGATCGACATCCAGTACAGCTTCACCGGCGCTCAGCTGCTGCTGTTCGGCGCCATCGTCTTTCCGCGCGGCCGGGTGCCCGATCGCCCCGCCGACATCGTGGTGGTCCTCAAGGGCCCGGTCCAGCCGATCATGGTGCGCGAAAAGCAGCGCATCGCCGGCATCTGGACCAACGCCGACTCCAATCGCTTCCGCTCCGCCCCCGGCTATTATGCCGTGGCCTCGTCGCGCCCGATCAGCGAGCTCGTCGATGAGCGCACCGCCGCCATTTACGAGCTTGGCCTCCAGAACCTGCAGCTCTCTCCCGGCGGCGGGGCCCAGCCCGACAAGGAGCGGCGGTTCGAATCCGGCCTGCTCGACCTGCGCCGCCGCCAGCGCCTCTATGTCGAGGATCCCAAGGGCGTCGAAATCAGCGAGAACGTGCTCTACCGGGCGCGGATCTTCATTCCCAGCCAGGTGCCCGTCGGCACCTACACGGCGGAAACCTTCCTGATCGAACGCGGCAAGGTCATCGCCGCCGCCACCAAGGAGATCCAGGTCGGCAAGTCGGGGTTCGAGCGGCTGGTCGCCCAGTCCGCCCGCCGCCATGCCTTCCTGTACGGCCTCGCCGCCGTCGGCCTGTCGCTGTTCCTCGGCTGGGCCGCCGCCGCCGCCTTCCGCCGCAGGGGTGCGTGA
- the fdxA gene encoding ferredoxin FdxA yields MTYVVTDACIRCKYMDCVEVCPVDCFYEGENMLVINPNECIDCGVCEPECPAEAILPDTESGNEKWLELNSTFSSQWPNITRKKDSPADADEHKGEEGKYDKYFSAEPGAGD; encoded by the coding sequence ATGACCTACGTCGTCACCGACGCCTGCATCCGCTGCAAGTATATGGACTGCGTCGAGGTCTGTCCGGTCGACTGCTTCTACGAGGGCGAGAATATGCTCGTCATCAACCCCAACGAATGCATCGATTGCGGCGTGTGTGAGCCGGAGTGTCCGGCCGAGGCGATCCTGCCCGACACCGAAAGCGGCAATGAGAAGTGGCTGGAGCTGAACTCCACCTTCTCATCGCAATGGCCCAACATCACGCGCAAGAAGGACTCCCCCGCCGACGCCGACGAGCACAAGGGCGAGGAAGGCAAGTACGATAAGTATTTCTCGGCGGAGCCTGGCGCGGGCGACTGA
- a CDS encoding pyrimidine 5'-nucleotidase: protein MDPRFAHVTDWIFDLDNCLYPASTGLFGLIDERMQAYIQQLKGCDPVEAKRVQKAHFHAHGTTLAGLMAEHDIDPQHFLDDVHDIPLDRVAPDERLVRGLGRLPGRKFVFTNGDAPYARRVLERIGASEQFEQLHDIIASELRPKPDPHGYRLLCANFGIDPARACLIEDMAQNLRPAKALGMTTVWVDNGSERGNHDAEPGHIDVRIENVGAWLEELLGDGN from the coding sequence ATGGACCCGCGTTTCGCTCACGTCACCGACTGGATCTTCGATCTCGACAATTGCCTGTACCCGGCGTCGACCGGGCTGTTCGGGCTGATCGACGAGCGGATGCAGGCCTACATCCAGCAGCTGAAAGGCTGCGACCCGGTCGAGGCGAAGCGCGTGCAGAAGGCGCATTTCCACGCGCATGGCACGACCCTGGCCGGCCTGATGGCCGAGCATGACATCGACCCGCAGCATTTCCTCGACGACGTGCACGACATTCCGCTGGACCGGGTAGCGCCCGACGAGCGGCTGGTGCGCGGGTTGGGTCGGTTGCCCGGGCGCAAGTTCGTCTTCACCAACGGCGATGCGCCCTACGCGCGGCGGGTGCTGGAGCGGATCGGCGCGTCCGAGCAGTTCGAGCAATTGCACGACATCATCGCCTCGGAACTGAGGCCCAAGCCGGACCCGCATGGCTACCGGCTGCTGTGCGCCAACTTCGGCATCGATCCGGCGCGCGCCTGCCTGATCGAGGACATGGCGCAGAATCTGCGGCCGGCGAAAGCGCTGGGGATGACCACCGTGTGGGTGGACAATGGCTCCGAGCGTGGCAACCACGATGCCGAGCCGGGCCATATCGACGTACGCATCGAGAATGTCGGTGCGTGGCTGGAAGAGTTGCTGGGAGACGGGAATTGA